A single window of Myxocyprinus asiaticus isolate MX2 ecotype Aquarium Trade chromosome 34, UBuf_Myxa_2, whole genome shotgun sequence DNA harbors:
- the LOC127424838 gene encoding polyadenylate-binding protein 1-like isoform X1, producing the protein MNPSAPSYPMASLYVGDLHQDVTEAMLYEKFSPAGAILSIRVCRDMITRRSLGYAYVNFQQPADENMPSKMGKKKHLQINSVAERALDTMNFDVIKGRPVRIMWSQRDPSLRKSGVGNIFIKNLDKSIDNKALYDTFSAFGNILSCKVVCDENGSKGYGFVHFETQEAAERAIEKMNGMLLNDRKVFVGRFKSRKEREAELGARAKEFTNVYIKNFGEDMDDDKLKDIFSKYGTAMSIRVMTDESGKSRGFGFVSFERHEDAQRAVDEMNGKELNGKLIYVGRAQKKVERQTELKRKFEQMKQDRMTRYQGVNLYVKNLDDGIDDERLRKEFSPFGTITSAKVMMDGGRSKGFGFVCFSSPEEATKAVTEMNGRIVATKPLYVALAQRKEERQAHLTNQYMQRMASVRAVPNPVINPYQPAPPSGYFMAAIPQAQNRAAYYTTGQLAQLRPSPRWTTQGVRPQHFQNLPGTMRPSVPRPQTFSTMRPASQVPRMMSTQRVAAQTMGPRATTATTAAAVPPVRGVPQYKYGSGARNSQQHMNTQPQVTMQQPAVHVQGQEPLTASMLAAAPPQEQKQMLGERLFPLIQNMHPSLAGKITGMLLEIDNSELLHMLESPESLRSKVDEAVAVLQAHQAKEAAQKTVTNSTGVPRGVEP; encoded by the exons AAAATATGCCCTCaaagatggggaaaaaaaaacacctgcAAATTAAttctgtag CTGAACGAGCTCTAGACACCATGAACTTCGATGTGATCAAGGGCAGACCTGTCCGCATTATGTGGTCTCAGCGTGATCCCTCTTTGCGGAAGAGCGGTGTTGGAAACATCTTTATCAAGAACTTGGACAAGTCTATTGATAACAAAGCCCTTTATGACACCTTTTCTGCGTTTGGCAACATCTTGTCGTGCAAG GTTGTTTGCGATGAGAATGGCTCAAAGGGGTACGGTTTTGTGCACTTTGAGACGCAGGAAGCAGCTGAAAGAGCCATTGAGAAAATGAACGGCATGTTACTGAATGACCGAAAAGT GTTTGTGGGGCGCTTCAAATCTCGCAAAGAGAGGGAGGCTGAGCTCGGAGCAAGAGCGAAAGAATTTACCAATGTATACATCAAAAACTTTGGGGAAGATATGGATGATGACAAACTCAAGGACATCTTCAGCAAATATG GTACTGCTATGAGCATCCGTGTCATGACTGATGAAAGCGGAAAATCCAGAGGCTTTGGATTTGTCAGTTTTGAGAGGCATGAAGACGCCCAAAGG GCTGTGGATGAAATGAACGGGAAAGAGCTGAACGGAAAACTCATCTACGTGGGTCGTGCTCAGAAGAAAGTGGAACGTCAGACTGAGCTCAAGCGCAAGTTTGAACAGATGAAGCAGGATCGCATGACTCGATACCAG GGTGTCAATCTCTATGTGAAGAACTTGGATGATGGTATTGATGATGAGCGTCTCCGTAAAGAGTTCTCTCCCTTTGGTACAATCACCAGTGCCAAG GTCATGATGGACGGCGGTCGCAGTAAAGGCTTCGGTTTTGTCTGTTTCTCTTCTCCTGAGGAAGCCACTAAGGCAGTGACTGAGATGAATGGCCGCATTGTGGCCACTAAGCCGCTGTACGTGGCTCTGGCTCAGCGTAAAGAGGAACGGCAGGCCCATCTCACCAACCAGTACATGCAGAGGATGGCCAGTGTCCGTGCAGTGCCAAATCCTGTTATCAACCCCTATCAACCTGCACCACCATCAGGATACTTCATGGCCGCCATTCCACAA GCCCAGAACAGAGCTGCATATTACACTACAGGTCAGCTCGCCCAGCTCAGACCCAGCCCTCGCTGGACCACACAGGGTGTCAGGCCTCAGC ACTTTCAGAACTTGCCAGGCACGATGCGCCCTTCTGTTCCCAGACCTCAGACGTTCAGCACTATGCGTCCTGCCTCCCAAGTGCCCCGCATGATGTCCACTCAGCGTGTCG CTGCTCAGACTATGGGTCCACGGGCCACAACTGCAACAACCGCAGCAGCTGTACCTCCAGTGCGTGGCGTACCTCAGTACAAATACGGATCCGGTGCCCGCAACTCCCAGCAGCACATGAACACACAGCCTCAGGTTACTATGCAGCAG CCTGCTGTGCATGTGCAAGGACAGGAGCCCCTGACTGCATCTATGCTTGCCGCTGCTCCGCCACAAGAACAGAAGCAGATGCTTG GTGAGCGTCTTTTCCCGCTGATCCAGAACATGCACCCCAGCCTGGCTGGCAAGATCACTGGAATGCTTTTGGAAATCGACAACTCTGAGCTCCTCCACATGCTGGAGTCGCCTGAGTCTTTGCGCTCCAAG GTTGATGAAGCAGTAGCCGTACTCCAGGCTCATCAGGCTAAAGAAGCTGCTCAGAAAACAGTGACCAACTCTACTGGTGTGCCAAG GGGTGTCGAGCCTTGA
- the LOC127424838 gene encoding polyadenylate-binding protein 1A-like isoform X4, with amino-acid sequence MSTFSSLQTQKKESHTHLGWHEENMPSKMGKKKHLQINSVAERALDTMNFDVIKGRPVRIMWSQRDPSLRKSGVGNIFIKNLDKSIDNKALYDTFSAFGNILSCKVVCDENGSKGYGFVHFETQEAAERAIEKMNGMLLNDRKVFVGRFKSRKEREAELGARAKEFTNVYIKNFGEDMDDDKLKDIFSKYGTAMSIRVMTDESGKSRGFGFVSFERHEDAQRAVDEMNGKELNGKLIYVGRAQKKVERQTELKRKFEQMKQDRMTRYQGVNLYVKNLDDGIDDERLRKEFSPFGTITSAKVMMDGGRSKGFGFVCFSSPEEATKAVTEMNGRIVATKPLYVALAQRKEERQAHLTNQYMQRMASVRAVPNPVINPYQPAPPSGYFMAAIPQAQNRAAYYTTGQLAQLRPSPRWTTQGVRPQHFQNLPGTMRPSVPRPQTFSTMRPASQVPRMMSTQRVAAQTMGPRATTATTAAAVPPVRGVPQYKYGSGARNSQQHMNTQPQVTMQQPAVHVQGQEPLTASMLAAAPPQEQKQMLGERLFPLIQNMHPSLAGKITGMLLEIDNSELLHMLESPESLRSKVDEAVAVLQAHQAKEAAQKTVTNSTGVPRGVEP; translated from the exons AAAATATGCCCTCaaagatggggaaaaaaaaacacctgcAAATTAAttctgtag CTGAACGAGCTCTAGACACCATGAACTTCGATGTGATCAAGGGCAGACCTGTCCGCATTATGTGGTCTCAGCGTGATCCCTCTTTGCGGAAGAGCGGTGTTGGAAACATCTTTATCAAGAACTTGGACAAGTCTATTGATAACAAAGCCCTTTATGACACCTTTTCTGCGTTTGGCAACATCTTGTCGTGCAAG GTTGTTTGCGATGAGAATGGCTCAAAGGGGTACGGTTTTGTGCACTTTGAGACGCAGGAAGCAGCTGAAAGAGCCATTGAGAAAATGAACGGCATGTTACTGAATGACCGAAAAGT GTTTGTGGGGCGCTTCAAATCTCGCAAAGAGAGGGAGGCTGAGCTCGGAGCAAGAGCGAAAGAATTTACCAATGTATACATCAAAAACTTTGGGGAAGATATGGATGATGACAAACTCAAGGACATCTTCAGCAAATATG GTACTGCTATGAGCATCCGTGTCATGACTGATGAAAGCGGAAAATCCAGAGGCTTTGGATTTGTCAGTTTTGAGAGGCATGAAGACGCCCAAAGG GCTGTGGATGAAATGAACGGGAAAGAGCTGAACGGAAAACTCATCTACGTGGGTCGTGCTCAGAAGAAAGTGGAACGTCAGACTGAGCTCAAGCGCAAGTTTGAACAGATGAAGCAGGATCGCATGACTCGATACCAG GGTGTCAATCTCTATGTGAAGAACTTGGATGATGGTATTGATGATGAGCGTCTCCGTAAAGAGTTCTCTCCCTTTGGTACAATCACCAGTGCCAAG GTCATGATGGACGGCGGTCGCAGTAAAGGCTTCGGTTTTGTCTGTTTCTCTTCTCCTGAGGAAGCCACTAAGGCAGTGACTGAGATGAATGGCCGCATTGTGGCCACTAAGCCGCTGTACGTGGCTCTGGCTCAGCGTAAAGAGGAACGGCAGGCCCATCTCACCAACCAGTACATGCAGAGGATGGCCAGTGTCCGTGCAGTGCCAAATCCTGTTATCAACCCCTATCAACCTGCACCACCATCAGGATACTTCATGGCCGCCATTCCACAA GCCCAGAACAGAGCTGCATATTACACTACAGGTCAGCTCGCCCAGCTCAGACCCAGCCCTCGCTGGACCACACAGGGTGTCAGGCCTCAGC ACTTTCAGAACTTGCCAGGCACGATGCGCCCTTCTGTTCCCAGACCTCAGACGTTCAGCACTATGCGTCCTGCCTCCCAAGTGCCCCGCATGATGTCCACTCAGCGTGTCG CTGCTCAGACTATGGGTCCACGGGCCACAACTGCAACAACCGCAGCAGCTGTACCTCCAGTGCGTGGCGTACCTCAGTACAAATACGGATCCGGTGCCCGCAACTCCCAGCAGCACATGAACACACAGCCTCAGGTTACTATGCAGCAG CCTGCTGTGCATGTGCAAGGACAGGAGCCCCTGACTGCATCTATGCTTGCCGCTGCTCCGCCACAAGAACAGAAGCAGATGCTTG GTGAGCGTCTTTTCCCGCTGATCCAGAACATGCACCCCAGCCTGGCTGGCAAGATCACTGGAATGCTTTTGGAAATCGACAACTCTGAGCTCCTCCACATGCTGGAGTCGCCTGAGTCTTTGCGCTCCAAG GTTGATGAAGCAGTAGCCGTACTCCAGGCTCATCAGGCTAAAGAAGCTGCTCAGAAAACAGTGACCAACTCTACTGGTGTGCCAAG GGGTGTCGAGCCTTGA
- the LOC127424838 gene encoding polyadenylate-binding protein 1A-like isoform X3, whose translation MNPSAPSYPMASLYVGDLHQDVTEAMLYEKFSPAGAILSIRVCRDMITRRSLGYAYVNFQQPADAERALDTMNFDVIKGRPVRIMWSQRDPSLRKSGVGNIFIKNLDKSIDNKALYDTFSAFGNILSCKVVCDENGSKGYGFVHFETQEAAERAIEKMNGMLLNDRKVFVGRFKSRKEREAELGARAKEFTNVYIKNFGEDMDDDKLKDIFSKYGTAMSIRVMTDESGKSRGFGFVSFERHEDAQRAVDEMNGKELNGKLIYVGRAQKKVERQTELKRKFEQMKQDRMTRYQGVNLYVKNLDDGIDDERLRKEFSPFGTITSAKVMMDGGRSKGFGFVCFSSPEEATKAVTEMNGRIVATKPLYVALAQRKEERQAHLTNQYMQRMASVRAVPNPVINPYQPAPPSGYFMAAIPQAQNRAAYYTTGQLAQLRPSPRWTTQGVRPQHFQNLPGTMRPSVPRPQTFSTMRPASQVPRMMSTQRVAAQTMGPRATTATTAAAVPPVRGVPQYKYGSGARNSQQHMNTQPQVTMQQPAVHVQGQEPLTASMLAAAPPQEQKQMLGERLFPLIQNMHPSLAGKITGMLLEIDNSELLHMLESPESLRSKVDEAVAVLQAHQAKEAAQKTVTNSTGVPRGVEP comes from the exons CTGAACGAGCTCTAGACACCATGAACTTCGATGTGATCAAGGGCAGACCTGTCCGCATTATGTGGTCTCAGCGTGATCCCTCTTTGCGGAAGAGCGGTGTTGGAAACATCTTTATCAAGAACTTGGACAAGTCTATTGATAACAAAGCCCTTTATGACACCTTTTCTGCGTTTGGCAACATCTTGTCGTGCAAG GTTGTTTGCGATGAGAATGGCTCAAAGGGGTACGGTTTTGTGCACTTTGAGACGCAGGAAGCAGCTGAAAGAGCCATTGAGAAAATGAACGGCATGTTACTGAATGACCGAAAAGT GTTTGTGGGGCGCTTCAAATCTCGCAAAGAGAGGGAGGCTGAGCTCGGAGCAAGAGCGAAAGAATTTACCAATGTATACATCAAAAACTTTGGGGAAGATATGGATGATGACAAACTCAAGGACATCTTCAGCAAATATG GTACTGCTATGAGCATCCGTGTCATGACTGATGAAAGCGGAAAATCCAGAGGCTTTGGATTTGTCAGTTTTGAGAGGCATGAAGACGCCCAAAGG GCTGTGGATGAAATGAACGGGAAAGAGCTGAACGGAAAACTCATCTACGTGGGTCGTGCTCAGAAGAAAGTGGAACGTCAGACTGAGCTCAAGCGCAAGTTTGAACAGATGAAGCAGGATCGCATGACTCGATACCAG GGTGTCAATCTCTATGTGAAGAACTTGGATGATGGTATTGATGATGAGCGTCTCCGTAAAGAGTTCTCTCCCTTTGGTACAATCACCAGTGCCAAG GTCATGATGGACGGCGGTCGCAGTAAAGGCTTCGGTTTTGTCTGTTTCTCTTCTCCTGAGGAAGCCACTAAGGCAGTGACTGAGATGAATGGCCGCATTGTGGCCACTAAGCCGCTGTACGTGGCTCTGGCTCAGCGTAAAGAGGAACGGCAGGCCCATCTCACCAACCAGTACATGCAGAGGATGGCCAGTGTCCGTGCAGTGCCAAATCCTGTTATCAACCCCTATCAACCTGCACCACCATCAGGATACTTCATGGCCGCCATTCCACAA GCCCAGAACAGAGCTGCATATTACACTACAGGTCAGCTCGCCCAGCTCAGACCCAGCCCTCGCTGGACCACACAGGGTGTCAGGCCTCAGC ACTTTCAGAACTTGCCAGGCACGATGCGCCCTTCTGTTCCCAGACCTCAGACGTTCAGCACTATGCGTCCTGCCTCCCAAGTGCCCCGCATGATGTCCACTCAGCGTGTCG CTGCTCAGACTATGGGTCCACGGGCCACAACTGCAACAACCGCAGCAGCTGTACCTCCAGTGCGTGGCGTACCTCAGTACAAATACGGATCCGGTGCCCGCAACTCCCAGCAGCACATGAACACACAGCCTCAGGTTACTATGCAGCAG CCTGCTGTGCATGTGCAAGGACAGGAGCCCCTGACTGCATCTATGCTTGCCGCTGCTCCGCCACAAGAACAGAAGCAGATGCTTG GTGAGCGTCTTTTCCCGCTGATCCAGAACATGCACCCCAGCCTGGCTGGCAAGATCACTGGAATGCTTTTGGAAATCGACAACTCTGAGCTCCTCCACATGCTGGAGTCGCCTGAGTCTTTGCGCTCCAAG GTTGATGAAGCAGTAGCCGTACTCCAGGCTCATCAGGCTAAAGAAGCTGCTCAGAAAACAGTGACCAACTCTACTGGTGTGCCAAG GGGTGTCGAGCCTTGA
- the LOC127424838 gene encoding polyadenylate-binding protein 1A-like isoform X5 — protein MPSKMGKKKHLQINSVAERALDTMNFDVIKGRPVRIMWSQRDPSLRKSGVGNIFIKNLDKSIDNKALYDTFSAFGNILSCKVVCDENGSKGYGFVHFETQEAAERAIEKMNGMLLNDRKVFVGRFKSRKEREAELGARAKEFTNVYIKNFGEDMDDDKLKDIFSKYGTAMSIRVMTDESGKSRGFGFVSFERHEDAQRAVDEMNGKELNGKLIYVGRAQKKVERQTELKRKFEQMKQDRMTRYQGVNLYVKNLDDGIDDERLRKEFSPFGTITSAKVMMDGGRSKGFGFVCFSSPEEATKAVTEMNGRIVATKPLYVALAQRKEERQAHLTNQYMQRMASVRAVPNPVINPYQPAPPSGYFMAAIPQAQNRAAYYTTGQLAQLRPSPRWTTQGVRPQHFQNLPGTMRPSVPRPQTFSTMRPASQVPRMMSTQRVAAQTMGPRATTATTAAAVPPVRGVPQYKYGSGARNSQQHMNTQPQVTMQQPAVHVQGQEPLTASMLAAAPPQEQKQMLGERLFPLIQNMHPSLAGKITGMLLEIDNSELLHMLESPESLRSKVDEAVAVLQAHQAKEAAQKTVTNSTGVPRGVEP, from the exons ATGCCCTCaaagatggggaaaaaaaaacacctgcAAATTAAttctgtag CTGAACGAGCTCTAGACACCATGAACTTCGATGTGATCAAGGGCAGACCTGTCCGCATTATGTGGTCTCAGCGTGATCCCTCTTTGCGGAAGAGCGGTGTTGGAAACATCTTTATCAAGAACTTGGACAAGTCTATTGATAACAAAGCCCTTTATGACACCTTTTCTGCGTTTGGCAACATCTTGTCGTGCAAG GTTGTTTGCGATGAGAATGGCTCAAAGGGGTACGGTTTTGTGCACTTTGAGACGCAGGAAGCAGCTGAAAGAGCCATTGAGAAAATGAACGGCATGTTACTGAATGACCGAAAAGT GTTTGTGGGGCGCTTCAAATCTCGCAAAGAGAGGGAGGCTGAGCTCGGAGCAAGAGCGAAAGAATTTACCAATGTATACATCAAAAACTTTGGGGAAGATATGGATGATGACAAACTCAAGGACATCTTCAGCAAATATG GTACTGCTATGAGCATCCGTGTCATGACTGATGAAAGCGGAAAATCCAGAGGCTTTGGATTTGTCAGTTTTGAGAGGCATGAAGACGCCCAAAGG GCTGTGGATGAAATGAACGGGAAAGAGCTGAACGGAAAACTCATCTACGTGGGTCGTGCTCAGAAGAAAGTGGAACGTCAGACTGAGCTCAAGCGCAAGTTTGAACAGATGAAGCAGGATCGCATGACTCGATACCAG GGTGTCAATCTCTATGTGAAGAACTTGGATGATGGTATTGATGATGAGCGTCTCCGTAAAGAGTTCTCTCCCTTTGGTACAATCACCAGTGCCAAG GTCATGATGGACGGCGGTCGCAGTAAAGGCTTCGGTTTTGTCTGTTTCTCTTCTCCTGAGGAAGCCACTAAGGCAGTGACTGAGATGAATGGCCGCATTGTGGCCACTAAGCCGCTGTACGTGGCTCTGGCTCAGCGTAAAGAGGAACGGCAGGCCCATCTCACCAACCAGTACATGCAGAGGATGGCCAGTGTCCGTGCAGTGCCAAATCCTGTTATCAACCCCTATCAACCTGCACCACCATCAGGATACTTCATGGCCGCCATTCCACAA GCCCAGAACAGAGCTGCATATTACACTACAGGTCAGCTCGCCCAGCTCAGACCCAGCCCTCGCTGGACCACACAGGGTGTCAGGCCTCAGC ACTTTCAGAACTTGCCAGGCACGATGCGCCCTTCTGTTCCCAGACCTCAGACGTTCAGCACTATGCGTCCTGCCTCCCAAGTGCCCCGCATGATGTCCACTCAGCGTGTCG CTGCTCAGACTATGGGTCCACGGGCCACAACTGCAACAACCGCAGCAGCTGTACCTCCAGTGCGTGGCGTACCTCAGTACAAATACGGATCCGGTGCCCGCAACTCCCAGCAGCACATGAACACACAGCCTCAGGTTACTATGCAGCAG CCTGCTGTGCATGTGCAAGGACAGGAGCCCCTGACTGCATCTATGCTTGCCGCTGCTCCGCCACAAGAACAGAAGCAGATGCTTG GTGAGCGTCTTTTCCCGCTGATCCAGAACATGCACCCCAGCCTGGCTGGCAAGATCACTGGAATGCTTTTGGAAATCGACAACTCTGAGCTCCTCCACATGCTGGAGTCGCCTGAGTCTTTGCGCTCCAAG GTTGATGAAGCAGTAGCCGTACTCCAGGCTCATCAGGCTAAAGAAGCTGCTCAGAAAACAGTGACCAACTCTACTGGTGTGCCAAG GGGTGTCGAGCCTTGA
- the LOC127424838 gene encoding polyadenylate-binding protein 1A-like isoform X6 — protein MNFDVIKGRPVRIMWSQRDPSLRKSGVGNIFIKNLDKSIDNKALYDTFSAFGNILSCKVVCDENGSKGYGFVHFETQEAAERAIEKMNGMLLNDRKVFVGRFKSRKEREAELGARAKEFTNVYIKNFGEDMDDDKLKDIFSKYGTAMSIRVMTDESGKSRGFGFVSFERHEDAQRAVDEMNGKELNGKLIYVGRAQKKVERQTELKRKFEQMKQDRMTRYQGVNLYVKNLDDGIDDERLRKEFSPFGTITSAKVMMDGGRSKGFGFVCFSSPEEATKAVTEMNGRIVATKPLYVALAQRKEERQAHLTNQYMQRMASVRAVPNPVINPYQPAPPSGYFMAAIPQAQNRAAYYTTGQLAQLRPSPRWTTQGVRPQHFQNLPGTMRPSVPRPQTFSTMRPASQVPRMMSTQRVAAQTMGPRATTATTAAAVPPVRGVPQYKYGSGARNSQQHMNTQPQVTMQQPAVHVQGQEPLTASMLAAAPPQEQKQMLGERLFPLIQNMHPSLAGKITGMLLEIDNSELLHMLESPESLRSKVDEAVAVLQAHQAKEAAQKTVTNSTGVPRGVEP, from the exons ATGAACTTCGATGTGATCAAGGGCAGACCTGTCCGCATTATGTGGTCTCAGCGTGATCCCTCTTTGCGGAAGAGCGGTGTTGGAAACATCTTTATCAAGAACTTGGACAAGTCTATTGATAACAAAGCCCTTTATGACACCTTTTCTGCGTTTGGCAACATCTTGTCGTGCAAG GTTGTTTGCGATGAGAATGGCTCAAAGGGGTACGGTTTTGTGCACTTTGAGACGCAGGAAGCAGCTGAAAGAGCCATTGAGAAAATGAACGGCATGTTACTGAATGACCGAAAAGT GTTTGTGGGGCGCTTCAAATCTCGCAAAGAGAGGGAGGCTGAGCTCGGAGCAAGAGCGAAAGAATTTACCAATGTATACATCAAAAACTTTGGGGAAGATATGGATGATGACAAACTCAAGGACATCTTCAGCAAATATG GTACTGCTATGAGCATCCGTGTCATGACTGATGAAAGCGGAAAATCCAGAGGCTTTGGATTTGTCAGTTTTGAGAGGCATGAAGACGCCCAAAGG GCTGTGGATGAAATGAACGGGAAAGAGCTGAACGGAAAACTCATCTACGTGGGTCGTGCTCAGAAGAAAGTGGAACGTCAGACTGAGCTCAAGCGCAAGTTTGAACAGATGAAGCAGGATCGCATGACTCGATACCAG GGTGTCAATCTCTATGTGAAGAACTTGGATGATGGTATTGATGATGAGCGTCTCCGTAAAGAGTTCTCTCCCTTTGGTACAATCACCAGTGCCAAG GTCATGATGGACGGCGGTCGCAGTAAAGGCTTCGGTTTTGTCTGTTTCTCTTCTCCTGAGGAAGCCACTAAGGCAGTGACTGAGATGAATGGCCGCATTGTGGCCACTAAGCCGCTGTACGTGGCTCTGGCTCAGCGTAAAGAGGAACGGCAGGCCCATCTCACCAACCAGTACATGCAGAGGATGGCCAGTGTCCGTGCAGTGCCAAATCCTGTTATCAACCCCTATCAACCTGCACCACCATCAGGATACTTCATGGCCGCCATTCCACAA GCCCAGAACAGAGCTGCATATTACACTACAGGTCAGCTCGCCCAGCTCAGACCCAGCCCTCGCTGGACCACACAGGGTGTCAGGCCTCAGC ACTTTCAGAACTTGCCAGGCACGATGCGCCCTTCTGTTCCCAGACCTCAGACGTTCAGCACTATGCGTCCTGCCTCCCAAGTGCCCCGCATGATGTCCACTCAGCGTGTCG CTGCTCAGACTATGGGTCCACGGGCCACAACTGCAACAACCGCAGCAGCTGTACCTCCAGTGCGTGGCGTACCTCAGTACAAATACGGATCCGGTGCCCGCAACTCCCAGCAGCACATGAACACACAGCCTCAGGTTACTATGCAGCAG CCTGCTGTGCATGTGCAAGGACAGGAGCCCCTGACTGCATCTATGCTTGCCGCTGCTCCGCCACAAGAACAGAAGCAGATGCTTG GTGAGCGTCTTTTCCCGCTGATCCAGAACATGCACCCCAGCCTGGCTGGCAAGATCACTGGAATGCTTTTGGAAATCGACAACTCTGAGCTCCTCCACATGCTGGAGTCGCCTGAGTCTTTGCGCTCCAAG GTTGATGAAGCAGTAGCCGTACTCCAGGCTCATCAGGCTAAAGAAGCTGCTCAGAAAACAGTGACCAACTCTACTGGTGTGCCAAG GGGTGTCGAGCCTTGA
- the LOC127424838 gene encoding polyadenylate-binding protein 1A-like isoform X2 yields the protein MNPSAPSYPMASLYVGDLHQDVTEAMLYEKFSPAGAILSIRVCRDMITRRSLGYAYVNFQQPADENMPSKMGKKKHLQINSVAERALDTMNFDVIKGRPVRIMWSQRDPSLRKSGVGNIFIKNLDKSIDNKALYDTFSAFGNILSCKVVCDENGSKGYGFVHFETQEAAERAIEKMNGMLLNDRKVFVGRFKSRKEREAELGARAKEFTNVYIKNFGEDMDDDKLKDIFSKYGTAMSIRVMTDESGKSRGFGFVSFERHEDAQRAVDEMNGKELNGKLIYVGRAQKKVERQTELKRKFEQMKQDRMTRYQGVNLYVKNLDDGIDDERLRKEFSPFGTITSAKVMMDGGRSKGFGFVCFSSPEEATKAVTEMNGRIVATKPLYVALAQRKEERQAHLTNQYMQRMASVRAVPNPVINPYQPAPPSGYFMAAIPQAQNRAAYYTTGQLAQLRPSPRWTTQGVRPQHFQNLPGTMRPSVPRPQTFSTMRPASQVPRMMSTQRVAAQTMGPRATTATTAAAVPPVRGVPQYKYGSGARNSQQHMNTQPQPAVHVQGQEPLTASMLAAAPPQEQKQMLGERLFPLIQNMHPSLAGKITGMLLEIDNSELLHMLESPESLRSKVDEAVAVLQAHQAKEAAQKTVTNSTGVPRGVEP from the exons AAAATATGCCCTCaaagatggggaaaaaaaaacacctgcAAATTAAttctgtag CTGAACGAGCTCTAGACACCATGAACTTCGATGTGATCAAGGGCAGACCTGTCCGCATTATGTGGTCTCAGCGTGATCCCTCTTTGCGGAAGAGCGGTGTTGGAAACATCTTTATCAAGAACTTGGACAAGTCTATTGATAACAAAGCCCTTTATGACACCTTTTCTGCGTTTGGCAACATCTTGTCGTGCAAG GTTGTTTGCGATGAGAATGGCTCAAAGGGGTACGGTTTTGTGCACTTTGAGACGCAGGAAGCAGCTGAAAGAGCCATTGAGAAAATGAACGGCATGTTACTGAATGACCGAAAAGT GTTTGTGGGGCGCTTCAAATCTCGCAAAGAGAGGGAGGCTGAGCTCGGAGCAAGAGCGAAAGAATTTACCAATGTATACATCAAAAACTTTGGGGAAGATATGGATGATGACAAACTCAAGGACATCTTCAGCAAATATG GTACTGCTATGAGCATCCGTGTCATGACTGATGAAAGCGGAAAATCCAGAGGCTTTGGATTTGTCAGTTTTGAGAGGCATGAAGACGCCCAAAGG GCTGTGGATGAAATGAACGGGAAAGAGCTGAACGGAAAACTCATCTACGTGGGTCGTGCTCAGAAGAAAGTGGAACGTCAGACTGAGCTCAAGCGCAAGTTTGAACAGATGAAGCAGGATCGCATGACTCGATACCAG GGTGTCAATCTCTATGTGAAGAACTTGGATGATGGTATTGATGATGAGCGTCTCCGTAAAGAGTTCTCTCCCTTTGGTACAATCACCAGTGCCAAG GTCATGATGGACGGCGGTCGCAGTAAAGGCTTCGGTTTTGTCTGTTTCTCTTCTCCTGAGGAAGCCACTAAGGCAGTGACTGAGATGAATGGCCGCATTGTGGCCACTAAGCCGCTGTACGTGGCTCTGGCTCAGCGTAAAGAGGAACGGCAGGCCCATCTCACCAACCAGTACATGCAGAGGATGGCCAGTGTCCGTGCAGTGCCAAATCCTGTTATCAACCCCTATCAACCTGCACCACCATCAGGATACTTCATGGCCGCCATTCCACAA GCCCAGAACAGAGCTGCATATTACACTACAGGTCAGCTCGCCCAGCTCAGACCCAGCCCTCGCTGGACCACACAGGGTGTCAGGCCTCAGC ACTTTCAGAACTTGCCAGGCACGATGCGCCCTTCTGTTCCCAGACCTCAGACGTTCAGCACTATGCGTCCTGCCTCCCAAGTGCCCCGCATGATGTCCACTCAGCGTGTCG CTGCTCAGACTATGGGTCCACGGGCCACAACTGCAACAACCGCAGCAGCTGTACCTCCAGTGCGTGGCGTACCTCAGTACAAATACGGATCCGGTGCCCGCAACTCCCAGCAGCACATGAACACACAGCCTCAG CCTGCTGTGCATGTGCAAGGACAGGAGCCCCTGACTGCATCTATGCTTGCCGCTGCTCCGCCACAAGAACAGAAGCAGATGCTTG GTGAGCGTCTTTTCCCGCTGATCCAGAACATGCACCCCAGCCTGGCTGGCAAGATCACTGGAATGCTTTTGGAAATCGACAACTCTGAGCTCCTCCACATGCTGGAGTCGCCTGAGTCTTTGCGCTCCAAG GTTGATGAAGCAGTAGCCGTACTCCAGGCTCATCAGGCTAAAGAAGCTGCTCAGAAAACAGTGACCAACTCTACTGGTGTGCCAAG GGGTGTCGAGCCTTGA